Below is a window of Impatiens glandulifera chromosome 2, dImpGla2.1, whole genome shotgun sequence DNA.
TTCTTTAATGgcaaacaaaataaactttcAATCTTgcttaatttgtattaaattggTGCTTATctcttaattttgtttttctaacgCTAGTTTAACAcctcataattattatttttatttttttttaaaacgagttaacatcattttattaaaaaatttagaaatgagagaggtcaataatcaaaactagacaaaccatAGTTTTAATGGTAAGATGACAAATAATagtaattatgaattattatttttttatgtcattttaaagtgtttttagTGGGAATGAATATAAGATGACTTTAGACTTATTGCAAATTATTAAGTCAAATGCTATatcctagctagctagctaagcttttttttttcccttttgCCAATCACTTGTTTGGACTATGGattaacaataattatatatgaggcTGATCATCTTGTTCCTTAAGCTTTTATATATGTCACATGAACATGTtcctttttcaaaattaatatttcaatgaAACAAGTCAACTTTATGTTTAAAGTgtttcaaaatgatcaaattgtaaggaaaatgaaaaattaagagACCTTCAAAATCGGACCTTTGTGAAATAGAATAGTGATTCATCCCTTAATAAACTTCTCACCACAATGCATGTTCTTATCTTATTGGGACCCTTGAGTGAAAGAAAGTGGATATACACTTGATGATCATGTTTTTGTAGGCTCTTTCTAAATTCAAAAGTAAATTAGTTccattcattaattatattgccTTCATAATTAAGGAATACattataaactatattattttgtatttttagaacaattgtcattttatttctttaaccaAATCATgtgatattttgtttattgttaGGGGGATAACTCTATACATTTCAATTCATTCATCCATATCAATGTCGACCCATATTATCTTAGGACTAGTGTGAGCATTATTCTTgatttaactaaattaatttattgataaaagtctaattagttattattaatttcatgtCAAATtcattttacatattatttttaacattaagaCCAGGttctttttaagttttttaaataacttatacaaaatcaatttttcaatcaatcactcCCACCAATCATATCACTcgtttcattaatcaaaatactaaaataccctttatttaaaattattattttttattttatttatataaatcaataccttttaagtctttttaccaaaaataatcatcactttcttaaaatcatcaataatcattattttttctctctctacgttatttaaataactccaaTCCGAACAAGCCAATCGGAACAAGGTCTAAgatataattacttaatttcattttaacaattttagatAGGTTGAATTCTTTGACTCAATAACTTTTTAAAGTGATATCTCCAACTCTATAAAATGTCTTTTCATTCctcatttttgtaattttaatttaattttttttctgttttagctaaaaaaaaaaaaaatgggatgcatgattttaaatttagactaatatatgtttaataatattaaatttcatttattatataatttatagtcatattattaaatgtagtatttattaattaatctactaaacataaaaaaaatccattgaattgattgatcataaaaaagagagaaaaatagaAGTTGGTTAATAATGCACATATTATTATTGCTTTTGGGTGGGGATAATAATAATGCACAATAAGTCTGCACATAGTAATGTTTTGtccttttcttctttcttttgtttttgtttgacaTCTTTTTCCTTACAAagtttatacttttaattaattttctctaaaAAGTACACAatttttactttgttttttttaagtataatgtTTTAATCTAATatcacaatttttataaaaaaaattataagtattttaggacatattttcacacattttaactaaataatactATACAATATTTCAAGAATCTATTAAAGTATCGTtatttttgaatcaaattatcaccgttttgttttgttttgtttaagagTACAATGAACCCTTTTTTCCTCCAATCAGCCTGCAAATTAGAACGCGTTTTGATCCTCCGACCATTAGTACTATTCATCTCAACATTTTGGCCTTTTTTAAAAACGAcccttaactatatattttttataacttttgatatgattattattaaCATCAGAAGAACTCAATAACTTTTCACAGCGAAGATTCATGGTTCTCAAACATTAGTTTGATTATATTCCATGTAATTTGaaactataaaatttataagaagaaggtcttaaaaaaagaagaagtatAAACTGAGATTGATTAATCCATATATGTGATGTTACCTAGCAATTTATAAAGAagtaaaataaaacaagtatggatatttaattattttaattttaattttattaaatgaataagaaaaattggagttaaatatgtaaagctgataaatatatagatgatattaataatgttaaaaaattagtgtaaaaaaagaatattctaaaagtatttttttgaatttgataatgaGTTTTTGGATTAGAGATTAATTACTATTTAATGTGACATTTATtgcattttgaatttaaaaatgaatttatggattgaaaataattgaagaatgaTATTTGCATGTCTAAGTCTCTCATCTATCACCAATACTAActatacataatatattattatattttatatgttttcccaagtacttatatttatcaacataatatattatctattttatatgttttcttcaatattgaaataaagatattattaataagataaacatttaatatattaaataatttattttataaatcattttagttaaaatatatttgtatttgatgaaatattttgtgtgtggtttataatataaattgtgccatattgaattttttgaatCGAATTTTTTTGTGGGAATTGATACAAATTAGAATAGGAGGGAGATGATAAGTTTTTTTCAACTTCAATCGTGATGTTGTAATCCCTAATCTGTAATCCCTAATCACAATCTaccattaaaaatattatttaaaagattaaaattaagattcgattttattaaaaatgatttgatttaaaaaGGATAATAACCATCACTACCTTTCACTTAATTTAGTGTGCTTTGAACGGTTTGGTTCTATTTaggatattaaaataattcaattttaaaaattataattttactttcGTCTCTTTCGttacatcatttaatttatcaacgaaaatattaaaatatattttatttttaattattattaattattttatcattatacattaataaaaatatttccgTCTCTTCAAATTCACCaataatcattatattttaaataactcaagttTTCTTTAAATCTCTTATCCGAACAAAGTTTTACACCTTGTTCtgttaagattatttaaataaccttggaaagagaaaaatataattattagtgataattttgaggaaataattatgttttttttaataaaataatttaaatgatattgatatatataaataaaaaaaataataatttaaaataaataatattttagtattttagttaataaattaattaatttaatagagGATAAAAGaagtaaaatgatatttgattttgttgggttatttgaaaaacccaAATTGAAACAAAACAAGACCTTTGTAAGTACCTTAATTGTAAActtatactaatttattaaaaaattgcaTAATAATGTTGTTGTTAAGGAAGGATTAATGAAAGAATTAGTGAGAGAGTGAGAGTTTTGTCATGTTGCTGGTGTAAAGATGCATGGTTTAGTAGTATTATTCTTGTTGGCATTTCTAGTTACAATGGGACTAGTGGAGGACAATCTGATGATAGAGTATAATAAAAACCATACAAAAGCCAAAGGTGCTTCTCCCCTGCTtattcttcttcctcctcttcccaccaatctcaatcaagGCCGGCATATTTTTATGTCTTCACGACCTCAAATACACAACACTAGTTAAAATCCTTTCCCCATTTCCCCCAAAATCCCCTAAGTTCTTTCATTTCTGCAACTCTACTAAAAGAAGTTTCAATTTTGATGTCTGCGACCCTAGAAGAACATGATTACATAGGCTTATCAGGGATTCCTTCAATGGAGACCTCCGAGAAACTCCTTCAAGGCAGTGAGATAAACAAAGGTCTGAACTTGAAAGCCACGGAGTTGAGGCTTGGACTGCCTGGTTCTGAATCGCCTGAGAGAGATTTGACCCATCTCAAGGGTTTCATTTCTGGAGCCAAAAGGGGATTCTTTGATACCACCATTAATAGTGCTTCTGGTTCTGGCAAGTGGGTTCTCTCTGGAAACGATGGATCTGAGCTAGATTTGAGCAAAAATGGTGGATTGTTCTCTCCAAGAGGTGCTAACAGTAGCCGGAATGATATTGTTCCTGAGAGTAACTATCAGAAGTCTGTTTCTTCTGTGAAAGATGCCATCATCCCTGTCTCACCTAAACCTGCACCTGAGAGGAAACCTCAGATTACTGCACCAGCTGCCAAGTGAGTTTTcagaaagttatatataattcctGCGTTAGAAAAGTCAAAATAAAGAACATGCGAGATTTAACTAGGTTGCAATAAGGGTTATATCTATTGTGTTCAATTGTTTGTGGTATAGGGCTCAGGTTGTGGGATGGCCACCGGTTCGATCTTATAGGAAGAACTCAATGGCTAGCGGTAATCTTACTAAGAAGAATAGTGACGAATCTGATAATACCAAATTGACATCGGATAACAATGGGTTTTATGTGAAAGTGAGTATGGATGGAGCTCCATACTTGAGGAAAGTTGATCTGAATGTCTACTTAAGTTATACAGAACTATCGTCGGCCTTAGAAAAGATGTTTAGCTGCTTTACAATTGGTTAGCAATTTCACTTTAAAATTTCCCAATTTGCCAATTTGTATGTATGCCCATTATATGAAAAGAAGTTTTAGAAATGGGTCAAATGGGCACTGTCATGTTTCAGGGAAATGCAGTAGTAGTCATGGTGATGGATTGAGTGCAAGCAAATTAATGGATCTTCTTCATGGGTCTGAGTATGTGCTTACCTATGAAGACAAGGATGGTGACTGGATGCTTGTTGGAGATGTCCCATGGCAGTAAGTTAGTTTTACCTTAATGTATACATAGTTTTTAGGGCTTGTTGATTTTCTTATTTCATTTGATTGATTGATGCGGCAGAATGTTCATGAACTCTTGCAAGAGGATGAGGATCATGAAAAGTTCTGATGCAATTGGGTTAGGTATGTATGAAAATACTTCTTTTCTTAGATGCTGAACTTGAACAAGTTCAGTTCTCATTTTCATAAAGTTTATCAGTTGTTGAAAAGTGTAGATTTGTATTTGAAGTTTGAAGAATAACCTTGCTGATGTTATGTTTCAATAACATAAGTTTCTCATCTTGAATGTGCAGCCCCAAGAGCCATGGAGAAACGCAAAACCCTTGATTAGAGAGCAGACTTATCCTAGTAATAATTGATCTATCCACGACCAATCGGGTATgatcatcatcgtcatcatgTAATTTGGattctactttttttttgtgtttttatatttgtcctgttttaaattattaatgtatgtTTGAGACAAACGAACAAAAGAACATGTTTATTAGAGACGCATGTATCTATGATAAACAATTCTTCATCAATCGTGAATCGCGGTTGATAGTCCTTTCATTTTATGCTAGCTTTCAATACAAGAATATGCAAATGGTTGTTGCAGGAATTCTGTTTACACATCTTCATTTTGATGTGTTCTTCCCCCAAGGTGGTTACACTTATATATGACCATTTGCAAGTTATATACATAGAATAGAAGAGAGATTAGACTCTATATATCTGGGTACACAAAACTAATTTCATATGCTCTAAACAATATCTTTACTTATGCAGGGGCTTATGAGAGGttataatagagaaaaaaacaTTTCACTTGGGATTCCAtttaaaattgacattagaaaGCCTTTGACTGTATAGGATATTTTTGAATTTCATAGAATGTTGGTTTCTTCCCATTTTTTGATGGTGTGTAATgtgcttttttttattatgtgaGAGTACATTATATGACTGATTTATTTGAACTCCAACAAAACCCAAATTTAGTTTAGTTTGAGTTGAAATCCATGAACCTATCtcttatgtgttttttttttaaataaaaaaaaaactaacatgaTACACCAATGTgtcacaatttaaaaaaaataaaaataaaaagtatgttTAAGAGATATGGTCGGGTTGTTACTAAGTTTATAGATGTTTTgatttaacttttaatataatttatttcaaaattttaatttggtcctttaacttttaatttaattaatttttatatttatttttttatataattttttatatgtttaatttttttttatctcatatatattttattaatattttttatatatcataaatttataataataaataatatcgataaaaaactaaaaaataacaaaaatacaataattacatttcttaaaaatatttaaatataaaaatttatttcttaccataattaaaaatactcttactataataaaaaatatataaataaaaattacatagaGAAAGAATGTTTAACGTGCATTTCGAGTTATTAATCACTTTTTACAATTGTAACAGGATCATACGATACCggataaaaaaaagtgttaaatgatATAGACTATGCGTTTTACATAACATGATTATtgataataattgaaattgaaacgGAAATATTTTCGCAAGATGTCAAAATGATAATAGATGAAATATTTGATTTCAAGATTTAATATCTCGGtacaaaaaataagaaataaataagcTCACATTACACTTCTAatacattaattgatcatttgtGGGATGAGTATACAAATTCTGAGAATTGATATATAGTCTATTATGTGTAcgaacttttttttaataataatgcttgtttttttaataatgttatcAATTAGAGTAATttgcatttatttaataatgttactttatttttttaataatgtttgttttgttgtattttttttttttttgtgtagtgtaatttgtgtttatttaatgatatttaatttatttttttatgtgtataaattattgatttataattaattttatcatatatttttttttaatgagtgTGAGTTTGAAAGAATATTaggtttaatttataaaattgataaatatataagtatttattgaaaaagtaaaaaaaatattgtaaaattgaatattcttagaatattctttagagtttgagaatgagatttttaatttgaaatttattactATTTGATGtgatatttactttattttgagtttaagaaTGAATTTATAGGTTAGAGATAGTTTAATATTCTTAGGGTATGTTTGGTTGAAGGTATAGAGGGGTACTACACTATTGGTATAGTATAAACTATACTAATAGTGTATAGTATAAACTATACTAATAGTGTTTTAATATGGTGTTCTTTTACCTTTTTACTgttggtataaattatacccctatataatttatacctcatatttggtataaaatagtaACTAGTCACCCCTAGGTACAACACTATTCTTatctagtttaatttttaattttttattatatcttttattaatattatatataacctattattgtataatatattaaatattttatttagttttaatattattattattatatataatcatttttaatatatatatttttttaaatagtcaatattttaattaaaaaatatttatttatttttataacgataatttaattaattattattttctatatttacttatattataaataatatttttattttagtttattttattaaaattattaataatatttaaattaaataaacataatttattgtttatattataattaattgtttatattttaaataaattacataattattaaataatcacaaaacaataatttataataataaacaatattatttataatataaataattaaataaaataataatattaataatagttttaaattaatatttattatttatacaacttatactacattcttataccaaacacaaaattataaaccatatacaacttataccattttttataattcttaccaaacatcaataacctatacaacttatactaccctatattatttatacctcgttacaatttatacctctatacaacttataccctatataatttgtaccaccTACCAAACGCTaccttattatatatatatatatatatatatatatatatatatatatatattatctattttttatttatttatttatttatttattttttattatactatttttttatataatataatataataattaatatatctcttcttaatattaatattgtaacCATTTTtagcctttttttttttatctattcttaataatatatccttttatattcaatattatattgTAAGTCCATTAATataagaagaagagaaagtGATTTTGAGAAAGAGAATGTAAGAAGGAATCATCTCATtgattagaaaaatgaaaagtGGAAGTAAAGagagaagagataaattatttatttttttcaactaatcGAATTCTCtttcccaatcatttctcttctAATATTGTCTCTCATTTTTTATCCCTATTATTGCATCCTACTTTTTCTATCCTTGTCAATCATGTttgatgttatatttttatttttgaaataatctaTTACTAACAATAATCTTGAGAATGAAAGTGATCATGAAGAGAATGTTAGTATATATGAAAATGAGCAACTTGAACCATCCATGGACAtgaatgttattattaaggatGAATGTGTTAATAAAAAACTTACTCCTAAGCTTGAATTTGAAAATGGTGTGAACTATGTTTCAAAATTGAGCCGAAATATTAATGATTCTAAAAGCTcttagaaatatatatagtatgaaaggtatttttttaaaaaagttagttaatattgttatatattttaatttaggtatattttattttgataaagtttataattactatatttattttaattttgaactataaaatttgaatttgaatcggGCATCATCATCATTTCTGGAGGGAATCTACTAAGAAAACAAAGATtatgtatttgatttttatcTGACACATATTTGCtccataaattaaaaaaacaaaaattaggtTGAAATAATGTATACTTAATTACGAACTCAAAATTTGTGAGGCTCGATATTTAGCTTTTATTGGCACTAAATTAAAAGAGGAATAAATAAGAAACTTACTAGTTAGTTTGTTTAACTAACTTcaaattcagttttttttttaaaaaattaaattaataaataaatctataacCTTTTAttgttacaaatattttattttataatgtaatagaACGTTCCTAAAGATCCCTCCATAGAGGTTGAGGGCCTAAGATCACATTATAATAAACTAgtatttagcccgtgcatttgcacgattaataatataaaaaatcgagaaaaaaattacggataacatttttaattttatttttaaccgttttaagtttatgggtgggtcaacccacaatccgacccaagtatccatttactcaacatcattatatattagttagttaaaaagttgaacttatattaatattaaaacgtctcgcgtttatcaaatttggtgtttaatttaaaatataaagtcttaatagcctagttggttaaagagttgtacttgttttgttaggttgtaagttcgaaacatacctctaacatttttaattttatttttaacagttttaaatttaaagtcgagtcaacccacaatccgacccaagtatccaaattaaccacaactctcgacacggcaatccggacactttaaaaattaagcatcattctatatatatatatatatatatatatatatatatatattagttagttaaaaagttgaacttatattaatattaaaatgtcccgcgtttatcaaatttggtgttgaatttaaaatataaagtctttgtagcctagttggttaaagagttgtacttgttttgttaggttgcaagttcgaaacattcctctagcatttttaattttatttttaaccgttttaaatttaaaggcgggtcaacccacaatccgacccaagtatctaaattaaccacagctcttgacccgacaatccggacactttaaaaattaagcatcattatatatatagattggttagttaaaaagttgaacttatattaatattaaaacgtcccgcgtttatcaaatttagtgttgaatttaaaatataaagtcttaatagcctagttggttaaagagttgtacttgttttgttaggttgtaagttcgaaacatacctataacatttttaattttatttttaaccgttttaaatttaaaggcgagtcaacccacaatccgacccaaatattcaaattaaccacagctctcgactcggcaatccggacactttaaaaattaagcatcattatatatatatagattagttagttaaaaagttgaacttatattaatattaaaatgtcccgcgtttatcaaatttggtgttgaatttaaaatataaagtctttgtaacctagttggttaaagagttgtacttgttttgttaggttgcaatttcgaaacatacctctagcatttttaattttatttttaaccgttttaaatttaaaggcgggtca
It encodes the following:
- the LOC124927358 gene encoding auxin-responsive protein IAA27-like, producing MSATLEEHDYIGLSGIPSMETSEKLLQGSEINKGLNLKATELRLGLPGSESPERDLTHLKGFISGAKRGFFDTTINSASGSGKWVLSGNDGSELDLSKNGGLFSPRGANSSRNDIVPESNYQKSVSSVKDAIIPVSPKPAPERKPQITAPAAKAQVVGWPPVRSYRKNSMASGNLTKKNSDESDNTKLTSDNNGFYVKVSMDGAPYLRKVDLNVYLSYTELSSALEKMFSCFTIGKCSSSHGDGLSASKLMDLLHGSEYVLTYEDKDGDWMLVGDVPWQMFMNSCKRMRIMKSSDAIGLAPRAMEKRKTLD